From Thermogemmata fonticola, one genomic window encodes:
- a CDS encoding pyridoxal phosphate-dependent aminotransferase translates to MIRWATDWWRRWRGRSRSPTAWLWRNAAESETVNRLARAMLSLPGEVLSAPLPWGEEAHGGGVIDLRHGAIRNVSFLPPSHSSNALPPAGGCGELRAVVAARYVPAAEISPQNVLITPGGSGALSLALEACLDPGDRVVLFDPCSPLLAWGAQSRRARLAWVPTWVEDGWCRFPRAVLERAIRRARMLLLADPVNPTGAVFHPEDREYIAWLAAAHDVLLYVDQAFAELHPRGEAARWEAIPGIRPHLLLADSLSWSHNVRGWRVGWLIGPRVVLRACQALQHLHAAVVPTPCQWLAAACLEESRPQHERPALFQRWQKQRQQAGDLFQRWGLETGDSGQGGFLWISTAALGLDGRQWAEVLERKYRLRVLPGELCGPSGRNMVRLGLLQHPGHWQEALNRLSRCLSEGKQRTSPCATAPGPFPHSPRAAFSLS, encoded by the coding sequence ATGATCCGGTGGGCAACGGACTGGTGGCGGCGGTGGCGGGGGAGGAGTCGTTCCCCCACGGCTTGGCTCTGGAGGAATGCCGCGGAGAGCGAAACCGTAAACCGCCTGGCCCGCGCGATGCTCTCGCTGCCGGGAGAAGTCCTGTCCGCACCGCTGCCGTGGGGGGAAGAGGCTCACGGGGGCGGGGTGATCGATTTGCGGCACGGGGCGATTCGGAACGTGAGTTTTCTGCCGCCGAGCCACAGCAGCAATGCTCTGCCTCCCGCTGGCGGATGCGGAGAGTTGCGCGCTGTGGTGGCCGCCCGCTACGTCCCCGCTGCGGAGATTTCCCCTCAGAATGTGCTGATCACTCCCGGCGGAAGCGGCGCTTTGAGCCTGGCGCTGGAGGCGTGCCTTGATCCTGGCGATCGGGTGGTTCTCTTCGACCCCTGTTCGCCGCTTTTGGCCTGGGGAGCACAGAGCCGACGGGCACGCCTCGCGTGGGTGCCCACCTGGGTGGAGGACGGGTGGTGCCGCTTTCCCCGTGCCGTGCTGGAGCGAGCCATCCGGCGGGCGCGCATGCTGCTTTTGGCGGACCCGGTGAACCCGACGGGGGCGGTCTTTCATCCCGAAGATCGCGAGTACATCGCCTGGCTGGCGGCGGCCCATGATGTGTTGCTGTACGTGGATCAGGCCTTTGCCGAACTGCATCCGCGGGGAGAGGCGGCGCGGTGGGAAGCGATCCCCGGCATCAGACCGCACCTGCTCCTCGCCGATTCGTTGAGCTGGTCGCACAACGTGCGGGGCTGGCGGGTCGGGTGGCTGATCGGCCCCCGCGTGGTTTTACGTGCCTGCCAGGCGCTTCAGCATCTCCACGCTGCCGTGGTGCCAACGCCCTGTCAATGGCTAGCCGCTGCTTGCCTGGAGGAAAGCCGACCGCAGCACGAACGACCGGCCCTGTTCCAGCGCTGGCAGAAGCAGCGGCAGCAGGCGGGGGACCTCTTCCAGCGTTGGGGGCTGGAAACGGGGGATAGTGGCCAGGGCGGCTTTCTGTGGATTTCGACCGCGGCGTTGGGCCTCGATGGCCGACAATGGGCCGAGGTTTTGGAGCGGAAGTATCGGCTGCGGGTTCTACCGGGGGAACTCTGCGGACCAAGCGGACGGAACATGGTCCGCCTCGGCCTGCTCCAGCATCCGGGGCACTGGCAGGAAGCCCTGAACCGCCTCAGCCGCTGCCTGAGCGAGGGGAAGCAGCGGACGTCCCCCTGCGCCACTGCTCCTGGACCGTTCCCTCATTCCCCCCGTGCTGCATTCTCGCTGTCTTAG
- a CDS encoding DUF1559 domain-containing protein, whose protein sequence is MKRSMSQREAFTLIELLVVIAIIAILIGLLLPAVQKVREAAARSKCSNNLKQIALAVHSYHDANGRFPYNGDPLTGRGCCVQSERQWSFLARLLPFIEQDNLYRAGGLANNPEAPMNSATGQQLFRTVVPTFRCPSDPTPDTRTNVANWGGFVMASTSYKGVSGSHYTHGGSASAYTNNTGWSGGDGLVGANCGNGIFCREDNRRRFRMEYITDGTSNTLMIGEDVGIMNDHNAWAYANGANGVCAIPLNLGTLLIRPAGVNVSPSFWPNVYSFRSMHPGGANFALADGSVRFVLDSMSLNTYRAASTFSGREVLGNDW, encoded by the coding sequence ATGAAACGGTCGATGTCGCAGCGGGAGGCGTTCACGCTGATCGAACTGCTCGTCGTGATCGCCATCATTGCCATCCTCATTGGCCTGCTTTTGCCCGCGGTGCAGAAGGTGCGCGAGGCGGCGGCCCGTTCGAAGTGCAGTAACAATCTCAAGCAGATCGCGCTGGCGGTGCACAGCTACCACGATGCGAACGGACGATTCCCTTACAACGGCGATCCGCTCACGGGGCGCGGGTGCTGCGTCCAGAGTGAGCGGCAGTGGAGCTTTCTGGCCCGGCTCCTGCCGTTCATTGAGCAAGACAATCTTTATCGTGCCGGCGGGTTGGCCAACAATCCGGAAGCCCCGATGAATAGTGCGACGGGCCAGCAGTTGTTCCGGACGGTGGTTCCCACCTTCCGCTGTCCGAGCGATCCGACACCTGATACCCGCACCAACGTGGCCAACTGGGGGGGATTCGTCATGGCCTCGACGAGCTACAAGGGGGTCTCCGGTTCGCACTACACCCACGGGGGGAGCGCCAGTGCTTACACCAACAACACCGGCTGGTCCGGCGGGGATGGATTGGTCGGCGCCAATTGCGGCAATGGCATCTTCTGCCGGGAGGATAACCGCCGCCGCTTCCGCATGGAGTACATCACGGATGGCACCAGCAACACTTTGATGATTGGGGAAGATGTGGGCATCATGAATGATCACAATGCCTGGGCGTATGCCAACGGCGCCAATGGGGTGTGTGCCATCCCCCTGAACCTCGGCACCCTGCTCATCCGGCCGGCGGGCGTCAATGTGTCCCCCAGCTTTTGGCCGAACGTGTACTCCTTCCGCAGCATGCATCCCGGCGGGGCGAACTTCGCCCTGGCCGATGGCTCCGTCCGCTTTGTGTTGGATTCGATGAGTCTCAACACCTATCGGGCGGCCTCCACCTTTTCCGGCCGGGAAGTGCTGGGTAACGATTGGTGA
- a CDS encoding MJ0042-type zinc finger domain-containing protein: MPISQTCPQCRVRLRVPDEKVGQAIRCPKCGHSFPVTLLAEPRGHQDGTGDNPVARTEQKPTEQGPGWEVIDRASSPPLVAQVVEDEDESVPLPTKPRKSRKAAKKADSLETVKVVGGVIAAILGVIGGVYLLLVFLGFAGTASSAYGELCDIFETAATALEDARQPQKRSAAAQKLSEQAKRLQAWTDKYKDAKAEEAAIKAALRRYEERMEKALVRVGIAEQQLQDDPEAMKDPNVSQAVRAWRVALLGLASQTDPLHKFKPSRR; the protein is encoded by the coding sequence GTGCCCATTTCTCAAACGTGCCCGCAATGCCGTGTGCGTTTGCGCGTCCCCGACGAGAAGGTGGGCCAGGCGATTCGCTGTCCGAAATGCGGGCACAGCTTCCCAGTGACTCTGCTCGCGGAACCACGAGGCCATCAGGACGGAACCGGTGACAATCCGGTGGCACGCACCGAGCAGAAGCCGACCGAGCAAGGGCCGGGGTGGGAAGTCATCGACCGGGCGTCGTCTCCGCCCCTGGTGGCTCAGGTGGTTGAAGATGAAGATGAATCGGTCCCCCTGCCGACGAAACCGCGGAAGTCCCGCAAGGCTGCAAAAAAGGCCGATTCCCTGGAGACCGTCAAAGTCGTCGGCGGGGTGATAGCCGCCATCTTGGGCGTCATCGGGGGAGTATATTTGCTTCTGGTTTTTTTGGGTTTTGCGGGCACCGCCTCGTCCGCCTACGGGGAGTTATGCGACATTTTTGAAACGGCTGCGACCGCGCTGGAAGACGCCCGGCAACCTCAAAAGCGGTCCGCCGCCGCCCAAAAACTCTCCGAACAAGCCAAACGGCTGCAAGCCTGGACGGACAAATACAAGGACGCAAAAGCGGAAGAGGCCGCCATCAAAGCGGCGCTCCGCCGCTATGAGGAACGCATGGAAAAAGCCCTCGTACGCGTCGGTATCGCCGAACAACAATTGCAAGATGACCCGGAAGCGATGAAGGACCCCAACGTGTCCCAAGCTGTGCGCGCCTGGCGAGTGGCCCTTCTGGGCTTGGCAAGTCAGACCGACCCCCTTCACAAATTCAAGCCCTCCCGCCGCTGA